One Sagittula stellata E-37 genomic window carries:
- a CDS encoding amino acid ABC transporter substrate-binding protein, whose amino-acid sequence MKTKLMTVAVAAAMAAGAAGAATLDDVKAAGSLKCGVSQGLPGFSATNDAGEWTGIDVDYCRALAAAVLGDADAVEYVSLSAKDRFTALSSGEIDVLSRNTTWTITRDTDLGITFVGVNYYDGQGMMVPAGLGITSALELDGATICTNTGTTTELNITDYFTQHDMSFELVALENSDEVIAAYGAGRCDVFTTDRSGVAAERLKLADPDAHVVLPETISKEPLGPSVRAGDEQWMKVAKWVLNGVIEAEEYGITSENVDEMLESENPSVQRILGAGDNDYGAPLGLGADFVYQAVKQVGNYGEMYDRNVGPDTPLKLERGVNNLWNKGGFMYAPPIR is encoded by the coding sequence ATGAAAACCAAACTGATGACCGTCGCTGTCGCAGCAGCCATGGCCGCCGGTGCAGCCGGCGCTGCCACGCTCGACGATGTGAAGGCAGCAGGCTCACTGAAATGCGGTGTGAGCCAGGGCCTCCCGGGCTTTTCCGCCACCAACGACGCGGGCGAATGGACGGGTATCGACGTCGATTACTGCAGGGCCCTGGCCGCTGCCGTTCTTGGCGATGCGGATGCCGTCGAGTACGTCTCCCTCTCCGCGAAGGACCGCTTTACCGCGCTGTCGTCAGGCGAGATCGACGTGCTCTCGCGCAACACCACCTGGACCATCACCCGTGACACAGACCTCGGGATCACCTTCGTCGGTGTGAACTACTACGACGGCCAGGGCATGATGGTTCCGGCCGGTCTGGGCATCACGTCGGCGCTCGAGCTGGATGGCGCGACCATCTGCACCAACACCGGCACCACCACCGAGCTGAACATCACCGACTACTTCACCCAGCACGACATGTCCTTCGAACTCGTCGCGCTGGAGAACTCGGACGAGGTGATCGCGGCGTATGGCGCAGGCCGTTGCGACGTCTTCACCACCGACCGTTCGGGTGTGGCCGCAGAGCGTCTGAAGCTGGCGGATCCGGATGCGCACGTCGTTCTGCCGGAAACCATCTCCAAAGAGCCGCTCGGGCCGTCCGTCCGCGCCGGCGACGAACAGTGGATGAAGGTCGCCAAGTGGGTGCTCAACGGCGTGATCGAAGCTGAAGAGTACGGCATCACGTCCGAGAACGTCGATGAGATGCTCGAGTCCGAAAACCCCTCCGTGCAGCGTATCCTCGGCGCTGGCGACAACGACTACGGCGCGCCGCTGGGTCTGGGTGCGGACTTCGTCTACCAGGCGGTCAAGCAGGTCGGCAACTATGGCGAGATGTACGATCGCAACGTCGGCCCCGATACTCCGCTGAAGCTGGAGCGCGGCGTAAACAACCTGTGGAACAAAGGCGGCTTCATGTACGCCCCGCCGATCCGCTGA
- a CDS encoding iron-containing alcohol dehydrogenase: MSLTVPARTVSGRGSRSAVLEAVTPLRGAVIVVRGRSVPWVDTLVSELMAAGRPVVPVIAAGEPSLPHVETLIAELRDSGAGIVLAIGGGSVIDLGKALAALVPAPGGVLDHLEVVGAGQPLAAPPLPLIAVPTTAGTGAEATKNAVIDVPDHRRKVSLRDPRMVPGLAVLDAELTDGAPWPVTLSTGMDALTQLIEAYLSVKANPETDALCRAAIPLAAKALFRLSKGEDLEARQTMLVAAHLSGIALANAGLGAVHGLAGVLGGHTKAPHGAICARLLPEVLKVNRQACAAAGRDTKRFGEVDEMVSEGMAHPGETAADLLSALTNGAAFPGLGSFDAETVAKESMESSSMKGNPVQLTVAQLVSVLGSAV; the protein is encoded by the coding sequence TTGAGCCTGACCGTCCCGGCGAGAACCGTCTCGGGCCGTGGCAGCCGCAGCGCGGTTCTCGAAGCCGTCACACCGCTGAGGGGCGCCGTCATCGTCGTGCGCGGCCGCTCCGTCCCTTGGGTCGATACTTTGGTTTCCGAATTGATGGCGGCGGGCCGGCCCGTCGTGCCGGTGATCGCCGCTGGCGAACCGTCGTTGCCACATGTCGAGACGCTGATCGCCGAACTGCGCGACAGCGGGGCGGGCATCGTCTTGGCCATCGGCGGCGGGTCGGTGATCGACCTGGGCAAGGCGCTGGCGGCGCTGGTGCCCGCGCCGGGTGGGGTTCTCGACCACCTCGAAGTCGTGGGGGCCGGGCAGCCGCTGGCCGCACCTCCCTTGCCGTTGATCGCCGTGCCGACCACGGCGGGCACCGGCGCCGAGGCTACGAAGAACGCGGTGATCGACGTGCCCGATCACCGCCGCAAGGTCAGCCTCCGCGATCCGCGCATGGTGCCGGGTCTGGCGGTGCTCGACGCGGAGCTGACGGACGGGGCACCCTGGCCGGTCACGCTGAGCACAGGCATGGACGCGCTGACCCAGCTGATCGAGGCATACCTTTCCGTCAAGGCAAATCCCGAGACCGACGCCCTGTGCCGCGCAGCCATCCCCCTGGCGGCAAAGGCATTGTTCCGCCTGTCGAAGGGAGAGGATCTTGAGGCGCGGCAGACGATGCTGGTCGCCGCTCACCTCAGCGGCATTGCGCTCGCCAACGCGGGGCTGGGCGCGGTGCATGGCCTTGCGGGGGTGCTGGGCGGACATACCAAGGCGCCGCACGGGGCGATCTGCGCACGTCTTCTACCCGAGGTTCTAAAGGTCAACCGACAGGCCTGCGCGGCAGCCGGACGTGACACCAAGCGGTTCGGCGAGGTCGACGAGATGGTATCTGAAGGCATGGCACACCCGGGCGAAACGGCTGCGGACCTCCTGAGCGCCCTGACAAACGGGGCGGCGTTTCCCGGCCTCGGCTCTTTCGACGCGGAGACGGTGGCCAAAGAATCCATGGAGTCCTCTTCGATGAAAGGAAACCCGGTGCAACTGACTGTGGCACAACTGGTTTCCGTGCTTGGATCCGCGGTTTGA
- the glpK gene encoding glycerol kinase GlpK — protein MTLILAIDQGTTSTRSILFDTDLKIVATSQEEFEQHYPASGWVEHDCSDLWTTTAATCRGVMEKAGVRAGDIAAIGITNQRETTLVWDRKTGKPIHNAIVWQDRRTSEFCKGLKAEGFEEVVTDRTGLLLDPYFSGTKLAWLLDNVDGARERAEAGELVFGTVDSWLVWHLTGGAEHLTDATNAARTMLYDIRKGRWSKTICDKLGIPMSMLPEVRDCAADFGETRADLFGQPIPIRGIAGDQQAATIGQACFKPGMLKSTYGTGCFALLNTGNEPVRSNNRLLTTIAYQLDGKPTYALEGSIFIAGAVVQWLRDGLKIVRNAAETQPLAERADDAQEVILVPAFTGLGAPYWNAECRGAVFGLTRNSGPEEFARAALQSVGFQTRDLLEAMQADWSGGGDTALRIDGGMSASDYAMQFLSDIIDAPVERPPVLETTATGAAWLAGTAVGILPDMESFAKGWSAEKRFEPDMPEDRRSASYAAWKRAVEATIGFAS, from the coding sequence ATGACCCTCATCCTGGCCATCGACCAAGGCACCACGTCCACGCGCTCGATCCTTTTCGACACCGATCTGAAGATCGTGGCGACGTCGCAGGAGGAATTCGAACAGCACTACCCCGCGTCCGGCTGGGTGGAGCATGACTGCTCCGACCTCTGGACGACGACAGCCGCTACCTGTCGCGGCGTGATGGAGAAGGCCGGGGTGCGCGCCGGGGACATCGCGGCCATAGGCATCACCAACCAGCGCGAAACCACGCTGGTCTGGGACCGAAAGACCGGCAAGCCCATCCACAACGCCATCGTCTGGCAGGACCGCCGCACGTCCGAGTTCTGCAAGGGATTGAAGGCCGAGGGCTTCGAGGAGGTGGTGACCGACCGGACCGGGCTGCTGCTCGATCCGTATTTCTCCGGAACGAAACTGGCCTGGCTGCTGGACAACGTGGACGGCGCGCGCGAACGGGCAGAGGCGGGCGAACTGGTCTTCGGTACGGTCGATAGCTGGCTGGTCTGGCACCTGACCGGCGGGGCAGAGCACCTGACCGACGCGACCAATGCGGCGCGGACCATGCTTTACGACATTCGCAAGGGCCGCTGGTCGAAGACGATCTGCGACAAGCTGGGCATTCCGATGTCCATGCTTCCGGAAGTGCGCGACTGTGCCGCCGACTTCGGCGAGACCCGCGCCGACCTGTTTGGCCAGCCGATCCCGATCCGTGGCATCGCCGGCGATCAGCAGGCCGCGACCATCGGACAGGCGTGTTTCAAGCCGGGGATGCTGAAGTCGACCTACGGCACCGGCTGCTTTGCGCTGCTGAACACCGGGAACGAGCCCGTCCGCTCGAACAACCGCCTTCTGACGACCATTGCCTACCAGCTGGACGGAAAGCCCACCTACGCGCTGGAAGGGTCGATCTTCATAGCCGGGGCGGTGGTGCAGTGGCTGCGCGACGGGTTGAAGATCGTGCGCAACGCCGCCGAGACGCAGCCGCTGGCCGAGCGCGCGGACGATGCGCAGGAGGTCATCCTCGTGCCCGCCTTCACCGGTCTGGGCGCGCCCTACTGGAACGCCGAGTGCCGGGGTGCCGTGTTCGGGCTGACGCGCAATTCGGGGCCGGAGGAGTTTGCCCGCGCCGCCCTGCAATCGGTGGGTTTCCAGACGCGCGACCTGCTTGAGGCGATGCAGGCCGACTGGTCCGGCGGCGGCGACACCGCGCTTCGGATCGACGGCGGCATGAGCGCTTCGGATTATGCCATGCAGTTTCTGTCCGACATCATAGACGCGCCAGTGGAGCGGCCTCCGGTGCTGGAAACGACGGCCACCGGAGCTGCGTGGCTGGCCGGGACCGCGGTGGGCATCCTGCCCGACATGGAAAGCTTCGCAAAGGGCTGGAGCGCGGAAAAACGATTTGAACCCGACATGCCCGAAGACCGCCGCAGCGCCAGCTACGCGGCCTGGAAGAGGGCGGTGGAGGCCACCATCGGCTTCGCGTCTTGA
- a CDS encoding GNAT family N-acetyltransferase: MTLEIVKISEKDRYARALGRVLADSVTDGAAISFMQPFTVEEGARWFETAVFPDVTAGGRVLFGALVGGHVVGTVQLLIAMPPNQAHRAEIAKMIVHPDSRRQGIGRALMQAALDEARARQKTLVTLDTRTGDRAEPLYASVGFEVAGVIPDFASDPDGAALHPTTYMYMSL, encoded by the coding sequence GTGACACTGGAGATCGTCAAGATATCGGAAAAGGACAGGTATGCCCGGGCGCTGGGGCGCGTGCTGGCGGACAGCGTCACCGACGGAGCGGCCATCAGCTTCATGCAGCCTTTCACGGTGGAGGAGGGCGCGCGCTGGTTCGAGACCGCTGTCTTCCCTGACGTCACCGCCGGAGGGCGCGTCCTGTTCGGTGCGCTGGTTGGCGGCCATGTCGTGGGCACCGTCCAGCTCTTGATCGCCATGCCTCCCAACCAGGCCCACAGGGCGGAGATCGCCAAGATGATCGTGCATCCCGACAGCAGACGCCAGGGCATCGGGCGTGCGCTCATGCAGGCGGCGCTGGACGAAGCCCGGGCGAGGCAAAAGACACTTGTGACGCTGGACACACGGACCGGCGACAGGGCAGAGCCGCTTTATGCTTCGGTCGGGTTCGAGGTGGCCGGCGTCATCCCCGACTTCGCCTCCGATCCCGATGGCGCGGCGCTTCACCCGACGACCTACATGTACATGAGTCTGTAA
- a CDS encoding helix-turn-helix domain-containing protein, with protein MTLNDLEARSGVSRATLSRIEKAEASPTAETLGKLATAFAVPISRLIAPLDDVFVPLISGDMQTVWTDEEAGFTRRVVSPRTGTLSFEVIEGTLRPSARISYDSPSVAGQEHHLVLLDGRLRLTVGEDVHDLRPKDCLRYALYGATLFEAGGDGARYFLCIR; from the coding sequence ATGACGCTGAACGACCTCGAAGCGCGGTCGGGCGTCAGCCGGGCCACTCTGTCGCGGATCGAGAAAGCCGAGGCCAGTCCGACCGCCGAGACGCTTGGCAAGCTGGCCACCGCTTTCGCGGTCCCGATCTCCAGACTGATCGCGCCGCTTGACGATGTCTTCGTGCCGCTCATCAGCGGAGACATGCAGACGGTCTGGACGGACGAGGAGGCCGGGTTCACCCGCCGGGTCGTGTCTCCGCGCACCGGCACGCTCAGCTTCGAGGTGATCGAAGGCACGCTGCGCCCGTCCGCGCGGATCTCTTACGACAGTCCGTCGGTGGCGGGACAGGAACATCATCTTGTGCTGCTCGACGGGCGCCTGAGATTGACGGTCGGCGAGGACGTGCACGATCTGCGCCCGAAGGACTGTCTGCGGTACGCGCTGTACGGCGCGACGCTATTCGAAGCCGGGGGCGACGGCGCCCGGTACTTCCTTTGCATAAGGTAG
- a CDS encoding aminotransferase: METLAESHRETNTSAAAPAQTASQADARHVLHPWADLSGLGEQTSLIISQAKGVRVRDSAGKTYLDAIGGMWCMTLGYGREELAEAMADQARRMAYYTPFGDLSSEPAARLAERLSQLAPGDLNRVHFTTCGSTAVESAIRIAHYHFAAQGKPAKRHVLSRINAYHGGTYLTQSLSGKDADRTLFQYEADFVHHLSSPGHDPDRSNVSAAEKLQTLLEEMETEILRIGADNIACFIAEPILASGGVLTPPEGYQKATFEMCRKHDILYISDEVVTGFGRLGHFFASEARFGIQPDMIITAKGLTSGYQPLGAVMISDRITDALAKAAPKDKPVFSNGFTYSGHPVACAVALANIEIMEQEDICGHVRDVGPYFIERLRELRDNPIVYTVRGDHLMACVECWTGQDAGPNAANMALAQKVDAYCQDAGLLVRPYENLCIMSPPLIIDRTDIDRIVATLSDALAKAQADLAAGNI, translated from the coding sequence ATGGAAACACTGGCCGAATCCCATCGCGAAACGAACACCTCAGCGGCGGCACCGGCACAGACGGCGTCGCAGGCTGACGCCCGTCACGTCCTGCACCCCTGGGCCGATCTGAGCGGGCTGGGCGAACAGACCTCGCTGATTATCAGCCAGGCGAAGGGCGTGCGCGTCCGCGACAGTGCAGGCAAGACCTACCTCGACGCGATCGGCGGTATGTGGTGCATGACACTGGGCTACGGGCGCGAGGAACTGGCCGAGGCGATGGCCGACCAGGCCCGCCGCATGGCCTACTACACCCCCTTCGGCGATCTTTCTAGCGAACCCGCCGCGCGTCTGGCAGAGCGTCTCTCGCAGCTTGCGCCCGGCGACCTGAACCGCGTGCACTTCACCACCTGCGGTTCCACCGCGGTGGAGTCGGCAATTCGCATCGCCCATTACCATTTCGCGGCGCAGGGCAAGCCCGCAAAGCGGCACGTGCTGTCCCGCATAAATGCCTATCACGGCGGCACCTACCTGACGCAATCGCTGTCGGGCAAGGACGCCGACCGCACGCTCTTCCAGTACGAGGCCGACTTCGTGCATCACCTGTCGAGCCCCGGCCACGATCCCGACCGCTCCAACGTGTCGGCGGCCGAGAAACTTCAGACGCTCCTCGAAGAGATGGAGACAGAGATCCTCAGGATCGGTGCTGACAACATCGCCTGTTTCATCGCCGAACCGATCCTCGCTTCGGGTGGCGTTCTGACGCCGCCGGAGGGCTACCAGAAAGCCACCTTCGAGATGTGTCGGAAACACGACATCCTCTATATCTCGGACGAGGTGGTGACCGGCTTCGGGCGACTGGGTCACTTCTTCGCGTCGGAGGCCCGCTTCGGCATCCAGCCCGACATGATCATCACCGCGAAGGGCCTGACCTCGGGCTACCAGCCGCTTGGCGCCGTCATGATTTCGGACCGGATCACCGACGCGCTGGCCAAAGCCGCACCGAAGGACAAGCCGGTCTTTTCCAACGGGTTCACCTATTCCGGCCACCCCGTCGCCTGCGCCGTGGCACTCGCCAATATCGAAATCATGGAACAGGAAGACATCTGCGGGCATGTCCGGGACGTGGGGCCGTACTTCATCGAGCGCCTGCGCGAACTGCGTGACAACCCCATCGTCTACACGGTGCGTGGCGATCACCTGATGGCCTGCGTCGAATGCTGGACCGGGCAAGACGCAGGGCCCAACGCCGCGAACATGGCCCTTGCCCAGAAGGTCGATGCCTATTGTCAGGACGCCGGTCTTCTGGTGCGCCCCTACGAGAATCTGTGCATCATGTCGCCGCCGCTCATCATCGACCGCACCGACATCGACCGCATCGTCGCGACGCTTTCGGATGCGCTCGCAAAGGCGCAGGCCGACCTCGCCGCGGGCAACATCTGA
- a CDS encoding IS5 family transposase (programmed frameshift), translating into MSDLYWLSDAQMARLEPYFPKSHGKPRVDDRRVLSGIIFINRNGLRWRDAPREYGPHKTLYNRWKRWSDRGVFARIMAGLAGEHGEETTVMIDATHLKAHRTASSLGGEKGGRGRLIGRTKGGMNTKLHAVCDSHGRPIDLFLTAGPVSDYIGARALVGGLPDVKWLLGDRGYDADWFREALQDKKIRPCIPGRTKRKTPVPYDKRRYKRRNRIEIMFGRLKDWRRVATRYDRCPKTFFSAIALAATVIFWL; encoded by the exons ATGTCTGATCTCTACTGGTTGAGCGATGCGCAGATGGCGCGTCTGGAGCCTTACTTCCCCAAGTCGCACGGCAAGCCCCGGGTTGATGACCGGCGCGTTCTGAGCGGTATTATCTTTATCAATCGCAATGGATTGCGGTGGCGAGATGCGCCAAGGGAATACGGCCCGCACAAGACACTCTACAACCGCTGGAAGCGGTGGAGCGATAGAGGCGTCTTCGCCCGGATCATGGCTGGGCTGGCGGGCGAGCATGGTGAGGAGACGACCGTGATGATCGACGCAACTCATCTGAAGGCCCATCGCACGGCGTCCAGCCTGGGCG GTGAAAAAGGGGGGCGTGGACGGCTGATTGGCCGGACGAAGGGAGGCATGAACACGAAGTTGCACGCCGTCTGCGACAGCCATGGCCGGCCCATCGACCTGTTCCTGACTGCCGGCCCCGTCAGCGACTACATCGGGGCGCGTGCGCTGGTCGGCGGGCTGCCAGACGTGAAATGGCTGCTCGGAGATCGCGGCTACGATGCCGACTGGTTCAGAGAAGCCTTGCAAGACAAGAAGATACGCCCTTGCATCCCGGGCCGGACGAAACGGAAGACGCCCGTCCCGTACGACAAGCGCAGGTACAAGCGTCGCAACCGGATCGAGATCATGTTCGGCAGGCTCAAGGATTGGAGACGGGTGGCGACCCGTTATGACCGATGCCCAAAGACCTTCTTCTCAGCGATCGCACTCGCTGCGACCGTGATCTTCTGGCTTTGA
- a CDS encoding helix-turn-helix domain-containing protein: METIGSRIKNAADKVGGLDILASRIEGMSRRSLSDYVNGKTDPKVSLIEKIARETCVPVGWLVTGEGNMVQAQSQTNGPDRGVDWVINGPEGAVEVQAKRYQASQSRAEIDIDRLERAILTIERGIEDLEVRPTSSEKAELIAAAYQMYQAPTANTDQLILRMVKGS, encoded by the coding sequence ATGGAAACTATTGGAAGCAGAATAAAAAATGCCGCCGACAAGGTGGGAGGGCTGGATATTCTTGCCAGCCGAATTGAGGGGATGTCGCGTCGATCTTTGTCCGACTATGTGAATGGAAAAACTGATCCCAAGGTCTCTTTGATTGAGAAAATCGCGAGGGAAACATGCGTTCCGGTCGGTTGGCTGGTGACTGGCGAGGGCAACATGGTCCAAGCTCAAAGTCAGACGAACGGTCCCGACCGGGGAGTAGATTGGGTGATCAACGGACCGGAGGGCGCGGTCGAGGTCCAGGCCAAACGCTACCAGGCAAGTCAATCTCGTGCCGAAATCGACATCGATCGCCTGGAACGCGCCATTCTGACGATTGAACGCGGGATCGAGGACTTGGAAGTTCGCCCCACGAGTTCTGAAAAGGCCGAGTTGATCGCCGCCGCCTACCAGATGTACCAGGCTCCGACCGCCAACACCGACCAGCTCATCCTGAGGATGGTGAAAGGTTCATAA
- a CDS encoding PIN domain-containing protein, protein MHITQTSIDLLHEAYQARVDAIGGAGHRGSLVADEHGTRIVEMSQEASDLLISNLRQTLEIARGLPIAMPEEGTTLHPDFEAVFEDVGPWVVDTLVVAKERSWTLLADDTALRLIAGIDGVSTAWSQVAL, encoded by the coding sequence CTGCACATCACCCAGACCAGCATCGATCTGCTGCACGAGGCCTACCAAGCTAGAGTGGATGCAATAGGAGGGGCGGGACACCGAGGCAGCCTTGTCGCGGACGAGCACGGGACGCGCATAGTCGAAATGTCCCAGGAAGCCTCCGATCTCCTCATCTCGAACCTCAGACAAACCCTCGAGATTGCAAGAGGCCTGCCAATCGCCATGCCAGAAGAAGGCACCACTCTTCATCCGGATTTCGAAGCCGTATTCGAAGATGTTGGCCCATGGGTCGTAGATACGTTGGTCGTCGCCAAGGAGAGAAGTTGGACCTTGCTGGCCGATGATACTGCTCTCCGGCTTATCGCCGGCATTGATGGTGTCTCAACGGCCTGGAGTCAGGTTGCGCTGTAG